In Oryza sativa Japonica Group chromosome 3, ASM3414082v1, one DNA window encodes the following:
- the LOC4332980 gene encoding uncharacterized protein translates to MASSVGDSTAAANGGGGAAASAAPPEAAGKGSATISVTVVLLVLLVASVAAFLMSPQPGGGKPPVEGVSGGGDSDGTRGGGGGLEGVKGAEPVEQAVGPGAAAIPGFNSRLDAFRAWAKLTWMKLRRPHSGEPRRYDDDAGSSGSAADAAKRSLEMTKETVEQAAASAARAAGNAVGKASDKVKGAASPAKRAPSDAEL, encoded by the exons ATGGCCAGCTCCGTCGGCGACAGCACCGCTgcagctaacggcggcggcggcgcagcagcatCAGCGGCGCCACCGGAGGCTGCGGGGAAGGGGAGCGCCACCATATCCGtcaccgtcgtcctcctcgtgcTGCTGGTGGCCTCCGTCGCGGCGTTCCTGATGTCGCCGCAGCCGGGCGGCGGCAAGCCACCGGTGGAGGGAgtaagcggcggcggcgacagcgacggcacccgcggcggcggcggcggcttagAGGGTGTCAAGGGCGCCGAGCCGGTCGAGCAGGCGGTgggccccggcgccgccgccatccccggaTTCAACAGCCGGCTCGACGCGTTCCGCGCGTGGGCCAAGCTCACCTGGATGAAGCTCCGGCGGCCACACTCCGGCGAGCCCCG GAGGTATGATGACGACGCGGGGAGCTCCGgctcggcggcggacgcggccaAGAGGAGCCTGGAGATGACCAAAGAGACGgtggagcaggcggcggcgtccgcggcgagagcggcgggGAACGCCGTGGGGAAGGCCAGCGACAAGGTGAAGGGAGCTGCCTCGCCGGCGAAACGGGCACCCTCCGACGCGGAGCTCTGA
- the LOC4332981 gene encoding 3-ketoacyl-CoA synthase 12, which translates to MELLALVTVLLLAHAVAYLAWTAAARRRQSRCYLLDYVCHKPSDDRKVSTEAAGAVIERSKRLSLPEYRFLLRVIVRSGIGEETYAPRNVLDGREGEPTHGDSLGEMEDFFGDSIAELFARTGFGPRDVDVLVVNASMFSPDPSLASMIVHRYGMREDVAAYSLAGMGCSAGLISLDLARNTLATRPRALALVVSTESIAPNWYTGTDKSMMLANCLFRCGGASVLVTNDPVLRGRAKMELGCLVRANIAANDDAHACALQREDDDGTVGISLSKALPKAAVRAFAANLRRLAPRILPITELARFAAQLLITKKLLRRRATAATATKHTGGDGPRINFKTGVDHFCLHPGGTAVIEAVKRSLGLDDDDVEPARMTLHRWGNTSASSLWYVLSYMEAKGRLRRGDKVLMVTFGSGFKCNSCVWEVTGDMADKGAWADCIDAYPPENTANPYMEKYSWINDVDGDSLII; encoded by the coding sequence ATGGAGCTGCTTGCCTTGGTCACCGTGCTCCTCCTGGCGCACGCCGTGGCGTACCTcgcgtggacggcggcggcgcggcggcggcagtcgcGGTGCTACCTCCTCGACTACGTGTGCCACAAGCCGTCCGACGACCGCAAGGTGAGcacggaggcggccggcgcggtgatCGAGCGGAGCAAGCGGCTCAGCCTGCCGGAGTACAGGTTCCTCCTCCGCGTCATCGTCCGCTCCGGCATCGGCGAGGAGACGTACGCGCCGCGGAACGTGCTCGACGGCCGGGAGGGCGAGCCCACGCACGGGGACTCGCTCGGCGAGATGGAGGACTTCTTCGGCGACTCCATCGCCGAGCTCTTCGCCAGGACGGGGTTCGGCCCGCGCGACGTCGACGTGCTCGTCGTCAACGCCTCCATGTTCTCGCCGGACCCGTCGCTGGCGTCCATGATCGTGCACCGCTACGGCATGCGCGAGGACGTCGCCGCCTACAGCCTCGCCGGGATGGGGTGCAGCGCGGGGCTGATCTCGCTGGACCTGGCGCGGAACACGCTGGCGACGCGGCCGCGCGCGCTGGCGCTCGTCGTGTCCACGGAGTCCATCGCGCCCAACTGGTACACCGGCACCGACAAGTCCATGATGCTGGCTAACTGCCTGTTCCgctgcggcggcgcctccgTGCTGGTCACCAACGACCCGGTGCTCCGCGGGCGCGCCAAGATGGAGCTCGGCTGCCTCGTGCGCGCCAACATCGCCGCCAACGACGACGCCCACGCCTGCGCGCTGCagcgggaggacgacgacggcaccGTCGGGATCAGCCTCAGCAAGGCGCTCCCCAAGGCCGCCGTCCGCGCCTTCGCCGccaacctccgccgcctcgccccgcgCATCCTCCCCATCACCGAGCTCGCCCGCTTCGCCGCCCAGCTGCTCATCACCAAgaagctcctccgccgccgcgccaccgccgccaccgccaccaagcacaccggcggcgacgggcccAGGATCAACTTCAAGACGGGCGTGGACCACTTCTGCCTCCACCCCGGCGGCACGGCCGTGATCGAGGCCGTGAAGCGCAGCCTgggcctcgacgacgacgacgtggagccggcgaggatgacgCTGCACCGGTGGGGGAACACGTCGGCGAGCAGCCTGTGGTACGTGCTGTCGTACATGGAGGCGAAGGGGAGGCTGAGGCGGGGCGACAAGGTGCTGATGGTGACGTTCGGGTCGGGGTTCAAGTGCAACAGCTGCGTGTGGGAGGTGACCGGCGACATGGCCGACAAGGGCGCGTGGGCCGACTGCATCGACGCCTACCCGCCGGAGAACACGGCCAACCCCTACATGGAGAAGTATTCGTGGATCAACGACGTCGACGGAGACAGCCTCATCATCTAA